AATTTTAATTGTTGAAGGCTATATGGATGTCATATCCCTATACCAGGCGGGATTTGAAAATGTAGTGGCTTCTCTTGGCACAGCTTTTACCCATCAACAAGCATCTTTACTAAAACGATACACAGGAGAAGTTGTTATAGTTTATGATAGTGATACAGCAGGAACCAATGCTGCTCTAAGGGCGATACCTATTTTATCCTCTGCTGGATTGAAAATAAAAGTCGTTCAAGTACCCGGTGAGAAAGATCCGGATGACTACATTAAGCAAAATGGTCCCGAGGCCTTTCAACGATTGTTTGATCAAGCCATGGGAGCAGTAATGTTTCAAGTTTCTATTATAAGAAAAAAATATAATATTGAAGATACTGAGCAAAAAATTAAATTTACCATGGAAGTGGCACAGCTGCTTTCAAAATTAGACAACGAGATTGAGCGAGATGTATATCTTCAGGAGATATCCAATGATACAAAAATTTCTGCCCAATCTATTTTAAATGAAATAAAGAAATATAGAACGATTCAAAGAAGAAATACTAATACCATCAATCAATATTCAAAAAAGTTGGAAACTCAGCCTAAAGATCAATTTAAAACAAATCAAGCACCAAGCACTATGGATGAAAAGAATGGATTATATAAAGCTCAAAAAAATATTCTTAGTTTCCTTTATCATAATCCGTTACATTATCCCAAAATAAAGCCCCATCTATCTTATGAAGATTTTACTGATCCGGTATTAATGAAGGTGGCTCAATTAATGTATGGGCAGTATGATAAAGGCTTAAATATTGAGCCTGCTGCGGTGATTAACCATTTTGAAGGTTTGAATGAGCAAAAGCAGGTTTCCAAGATCTTTGGAGAAGAAAAAAATAAAAACCAGGAATTTGATATTGAAAAGGCGGTAAACGATCAGATTAAATTAATCAAAAAAGCAAATATCGACAAAAGAAGCAGAAATGCAACTGATATATATGAGATTCAATCTCTAATAGAGCAGAAAAAGCAGCTAGAAAAGTTGTATATTAACCTTATAAGTGGTTAAAATAGTAGACAGGTGAGGAAAGGATGGATTCTGCGTGAAAACAAGCGAACAAACCAAATTTTTGACCCGTGTGAAGGAATTGGTCGCATTAGGTAAACAAAAAAAAGGTGTGCTCGAATATAAAGAGATTATGGATCATTTTTCCGATATGGAACTGGAGCCAGAACAAATCGAAAAAATCTATGAATATCTTGAGCGACAAAATATTGATGTTTTAGGAAATATCGAAGAAGAAGAAGAACCTGAAAATGACTTGGATTTAAGTCTTCCAGAAGGAATTAATATCGACGACCCTGTACGGATGTATTTAAAAGAAATTGGTAAAGTGCCTCTTCTTTCTGCAGAAGAAGAAATAGAGCTGGCCAGAAGAATGGAAGAAGGAGACCCTGAAGCTAAAAGAAAATTAGCAGAAGCCAATCTTAGACTGGTTGTTAGTATTGCAAAGCGTTATGTAGGTCGTGGGATGTTATTCTTGGACTTAATTCAAGAAGGTAATTTAGGGCTTATTAAAGCTGTAGAAAAGTTCGATTATGGCAAAGGATTTAAGTTTAGTACATATGCAACTTGGTGGATTCGTCAGGCAATTACAAGAGCTATAGCAGATCAGGCAAGAACCATAAGAATTCCTGTTCACATGGTAGAAACAATTAATAAATTGATTCGTGTTTCAAGACAACTTCTTCAAGAATTAGGCCGTGAGCCTCAGCCCGAAGAAATTGCAAAAG
The genomic region above belongs to Defluviitalea saccharophila and contains:
- the rpoD gene encoding RNA polymerase sigma factor RpoD, giving the protein MKTSEQTKFLTRVKELVALGKQKKGVLEYKEIMDHFSDMELEPEQIEKIYEYLERQNIDVLGNIEEEEEPENDLDLSLPEGINIDDPVRMYLKEIGKVPLLSAEEEIELARRMEEGDPEAKRKLAEANLRLVVSIAKRYVGRGMLFLDLIQEGNLGLIKAVEKFDYGKGFKFSTYATWWIRQAITRAIADQARTIRIPVHMVETINKLIRVSRQLLQELGREPQPEEIAKELNMPVSKVREIIKIAQEPVSLETPIGEEEDSHLGDFIPDEDVPVPAEAAAFTLLKEQLIDVLDTLTDREQKVLRLRFGLDDGRARTLEEVGKEFNVTRERIRQIEAKALRKLRHPSRSKKLKDYLE
- the dnaG gene encoding DNA primase, translated to MYYSEEIIEEIRSQNNLVDVVSEYVRLQRKGNSYFGLCPFHNEDTASFSVSPDKQMYYCFGCQAGGNVFTFIMQMENFSFIEAIKHLADRAHIALPQPEYSEEIRRKIEEKQVLLEIHKETAKYFYANLRSPRGQQASEYLIKRKLKENIQKLFGIGYSNMDFADLYQYLLYKGYDEELIAKSGLVIPKKKGKGYVDRFRNRIMFPIFDVHNQIIGFGGRVLDDSLPKYMNSPDTLLFDKSKNLYGLNYARTSGKNQILIVEGYMDVISLYQAGFENVVASLGTAFTHQQASLLKRYTGEVVIVYDSDTAGTNAALRAIPILSSAGLKIKVVQVPGEKDPDDYIKQNGPEAFQRLFDQAMGAVMFQVSIIRKKYNIEDTEQKIKFTMEVAQLLSKLDNEIERDVYLQEISNDTKISAQSILNEIKKYRTIQRRNTNTINQYSKKLETQPKDQFKTNQAPSTMDEKNGLYKAQKNILSFLYHNPLHYPKIKPHLSYEDFTDPVLMKVAQLMYGQYDKGLNIEPAAVINHFEGLNEQKQVSKIFGEEKNKNQEFDIEKAVNDQIKLIKKANIDKRSRNATDIYEIQSLIEQKKQLEKLYINLISG